Proteins encoded by one window of Moorella humiferrea:
- the ppdK gene encoding pyruvate, phosphate dikinase: MANKKYVYLFSEGRADMRRLLGGKGANLAEMTNIGLPVPQGITITCEACNEYNRLGQQFPPGLEEEVAARLKDLEAINGKKLGDPENPLLVSVRSGAPVSMPGMMDTILNLGLNDESVKGLAAQTGDERFALDCYRRFIQMFGNVVLGIEHNNFEAVLEKHKERLGVKFDNELTPEALREVIAEYKDVVKSHSGRDFPQDPKEQLYMAIRAVFNSWNNPRAIVYRKINKIADDLGTAVNIQTMVFGNMGNTSGTGVAFTRNPSTGEKGVYGEYLINAQGEDVVAGIRTPKPISTLKEEMPEVYRQFEEICELLEKHYRDMQDIEFTIEKGKLYILQTRNGKRTAAAAVKIAVDMVNEGLITKEEAVLRVEADQLGQLMHRRIDPKAKLQVIAKGLPASPGAASGQVVFDADEAEKMGLDGQKVILVRTETTPDDIHGIVQAQGVLTARGGMTSHAAVVARGMGKPAVTGCDAIKIDVENKRFFIGDLVIKEGDVISIDGSTGNVMLGEVPLIDPQLTGEFETILEWADSFRRLKVRANADTPEDARRAREFGAEGVGLCRTEHMFMQVDRLPVVQEMILAKTKEEREAALAKLLPMQQGDFYGILKAMEGLPVTIRLLDPPLHEFLPNIEELLVEVTRLQATGGDPKELEEKQALLREVRARHEFNPMLGHRGCRLGITYPEIYAMQARAIFQAVAQLVKEGVKVLPEVEIPLVIHVNELKRLHELVDKVAAEVKKETGVDFEYKVGTMIEMPRACATADEIAREAEFFSFGTNDLTQTTFGFSRDDAEGKFLHQYVDEKILKEDPFIVLDRDGVGKFMKMAVELGRSTNPRLEVGICGEHGGEPSSVEFCHQIGLNYVSCSPFRVPVARLAAAQAALKEKKGKLEQKGE, translated from the coding sequence ATGGCAAATAAAAAGTACGTTTACCTGTTTAGCGAAGGTAGGGCTGACATGCGGCGCCTCCTCGGGGGGAAAGGTGCCAACCTCGCCGAGATGACCAACATCGGCCTGCCCGTGCCCCAGGGAATTACCATCACCTGCGAGGCATGTAATGAATACAACCGCCTGGGACAGCAGTTTCCGCCCGGTCTGGAGGAGGAAGTCGCCGCCCGCCTGAAGGATCTCGAGGCTATCAACGGCAAAAAACTCGGCGACCCCGAGAATCCCCTGCTCGTCTCCGTCCGTTCCGGGGCGCCCGTATCCATGCCCGGCATGATGGACACTATCTTAAACCTCGGTTTAAACGATGAGTCGGTCAAGGGCCTGGCCGCCCAGACGGGTGACGAGCGCTTTGCCCTGGACTGCTACCGCCGCTTCATCCAGATGTTTGGCAATGTGGTCTTAGGCATAGAACATAACAATTTTGAAGCTGTCCTGGAAAAACATAAAGAGCGCCTGGGTGTCAAATTTGACAACGAGTTGACCCCGGAAGCTTTGCGCGAGGTTATTGCGGAGTACAAGGATGTCGTCAAGAGCCACAGCGGTCGCGATTTCCCCCAGGATCCCAAAGAACAGCTCTACATGGCCATCCGCGCCGTCTTCAACTCCTGGAACAACCCGCGGGCCATCGTCTACCGCAAGATCAATAAAATCGCCGATGACCTGGGCACCGCTGTCAACATCCAGACCATGGTCTTCGGCAACATGGGCAACACCAGCGGTACCGGCGTGGCCTTTACCCGTAACCCCTCCACCGGGGAGAAGGGCGTTTACGGCGAGTATCTCATCAACGCCCAGGGCGAGGACGTGGTGGCCGGCATCCGCACGCCCAAACCCATCAGCACCCTGAAAGAAGAAATGCCCGAGGTTTACCGCCAGTTCGAAGAGATATGCGAGCTGCTGGAGAAGCACTACCGCGACATGCAGGACATCGAGTTTACCATTGAGAAGGGTAAGCTCTACATCCTCCAGACCCGCAACGGCAAGCGCACGGCGGCCGCAGCCGTTAAAATCGCCGTCGATATGGTGAACGAAGGCCTGATTACCAAAGAAGAAGCGGTCCTCCGCGTCGAGGCCGACCAGTTAGGCCAGCTCATGCACCGCCGCATCGATCCCAAAGCCAAACTCCAGGTCATTGCTAAAGGCCTTCCGGCTTCCCCAGGCGCCGCCTCTGGTCAGGTGGTTTTTGATGCCGATGAAGCCGAAAAGATGGGCCTTGACGGCCAAAAGGTAATACTCGTGCGTACCGAAACCACTCCCGACGACATCCACGGCATCGTCCAGGCCCAGGGGGTTCTCACAGCCCGGGGCGGCATGACCAGCCACGCCGCCGTAGTGGCCCGGGGTATGGGCAAACCGGCCGTCACCGGCTGCGACGCCATTAAGATTGATGTGGAAAATAAACGCTTCTTTATCGGCGACCTGGTCATCAAAGAAGGGGACGTCATTTCCATCGACGGTTCCACGGGCAACGTCATGCTGGGCGAAGTCCCTCTGATTGACCCGCAGCTGACCGGTGAATTTGAAACCATCCTGGAGTGGGCCGACTCCTTCCGCCGTCTCAAAGTCCGCGCCAACGCCGACACGCCGGAAGACGCCCGGAGGGCCCGGGAGTTCGGCGCCGAGGGCGTCGGTCTCTGCCGGACGGAGCACATGTTTATGCAGGTTGACCGCTTGCCCGTTGTCCAGGAGATGATCCTGGCCAAGACCAAAGAAGAACGCGAAGCGGCCCTGGCCAAACTCCTGCCCATGCAGCAGGGCGACTTCTACGGGATCCTCAAAGCCATGGAAGGCCTGCCGGTGACCATCCGTCTCCTCGACCCGCCCCTGCACGAGTTCCTGCCTAATATCGAAGAGCTGCTGGTGGAAGTCACCAGGCTGCAGGCGACAGGCGGCGATCCCAAAGAGCTGGAAGAAAAGCAGGCCCTCCTGCGCGAGGTGCGGGCGCGGCACGAATTCAACCCCATGCTGGGCCACCGCGGCTGCCGCTTAGGTATTACCTATCCGGAGATCTACGCCATGCAGGCCCGGGCCATTTTCCAGGCCGTCGCCCAGCTGGTGAAAGAAGGGGTTAAAGTCCTGCCGGAAGTGGAGATCCCGCTGGTCATCCATGTCAACGAGTTAAAGCGCCTCCACGAGCTGGTGGATAAGGTGGCTGCAGAGGTAAAGAAGGAAACGGGCGTCGACTTTGAATACAAGGTCGGTACAATGATCGAAATGCCGCGGGCCTGCGCCACGGCCGATGAAATCGCCAGGGAAGCCGAGTTCTTCTCCTTCGGCACCAACGACCTGACCCAGACCACCTTCGGCTTCAGCCGGGATGATGCCGAGGGCAAATTCCTGCATCAGTATGTAGACGAGAAGATCCTGAAAGAGGATCCCTTCATCGTCCTCGACCGCGACGGCGTGGGCAAATTCATGAAGATGGCCGTGGAACTCGGCCGCAGCACCAATCCCAGACTGGAAGTCGGCATCTGCGGCGAACATGGCGGTGAACCCAGCTCGGTGGAGTTCTGCCACCAGATCGGTTTGAACTACGTCAGCTGCTCACCCTTCCGGGTGCCGGTAGCGCGCCTTGCCGCCGCCCAGGCCGCGTTGAAGGA